One genomic region from Chthonomonas calidirosea T49 encodes:
- a CDS encoding 4a-hydroxytetrahydrobiopterin dehydratase, with amino-acid sequence MARPAKLTEAQIQQALAELPEWRYQDDKLQRTFKFTDFSQAWGFMSRVALMAEKMDHHPDWSNVYNTVNVALSTHDAGGVTELDLQLARHMNRFYAERG; translated from the coding sequence ATGGCGCGACCTGCTAAACTGACCGAAGCGCAGATTCAACAGGCTCTTGCGGAGTTACCTGAGTGGCGCTATCAAGACGATAAGTTACAGCGCACCTTCAAATTTACCGATTTCTCTCAGGCCTGGGGGTTCATGAGCCGCGTGGCCCTTATGGCCGAAAAAATGGACCACCACCCCGACTGGTCTAACGTTTACAACACCGTGAATGTGGCGCTCAGCACCCATGATGCCGGAGGTGTCACCGAACTTGACCTCCAGCTGGCTCGCCACATGAATCGCTTCTATGCGGAACGAGGCTAA